Proteins encoded in a region of the uncultured Paludibaculum sp. genome:
- a CDS encoding CDP-alcohol phosphatidyltransferase family protein → MRYLPNAITILRILFTPLIGLFLARHDARGAFPLMFIAGFSDMLDGYLARRFHLQSKLGGMLDPIADKVLAITVYLGLAYGGSLPWWLVWLVLGRDAMILLFSAGALLFTKIRSLPPSIWGKISTFFQLGLAGWIIMDLAWPGYPPQWVIAAFLWLAAAGTIVSGLHYVYTGARLLREA, encoded by the coding sequence ATGCGGTATCTTCCGAACGCCATCACTATCCTCAGGATCCTGTTTACCCCTCTGATCGGCCTCTTTCTGGCGCGACACGACGCGCGTGGCGCCTTTCCCCTTATGTTCATCGCCGGCTTCTCCGACATGCTGGATGGGTATCTGGCCCGTCGTTTCCATCTGCAGTCGAAGCTGGGCGGAATGCTGGATCCCATTGCGGACAAGGTCCTGGCGATTACGGTGTACCTGGGGTTGGCCTACGGCGGTTCTTTGCCATGGTGGCTGGTCTGGCTGGTGCTGGGCCGGGACGCGATGATCCTGCTCTTTTCGGCCGGCGCGCTGCTCTTTACGAAGATCCGGTCGCTGCCGCCCAGCATCTGGGGCAAGATCAGTACCTTCTTTCAGCTCGGCCTCGCTGGCTGGATTATCATGGACTTGGCTTGGCCCGGCTATCCACCCCAGTGGGTGATTGCCGCCTTTCTCTGGCTGGCGGCTGCCGGGACCATTGTGAGTGGACTGCACTATGTCTATACGGGAGCCCGCCTGCTGCGTGAAGCTTAA
- a CDS encoding YdcF family protein — MAHPGRRSRGFAYLPVLIFIAICILLWWQGARILSAAGDFLDVGEPPQKAQAAVVLAGGWAGERVMRGGQLARAGYVPLVLLSGPQSFFGQSECVPAMTFAMKQGFDPAWFQCIENDSTSTKGEAITILHDLRRRGLKKVLIVSVASHLRRARRVYQTDAPADLEMHFVAADPPGFKLHEWYKSREGRKAIFFEYTKYLSAPLGF, encoded by the coding sequence ATGGCACACCCAGGCCGCCGTTCGCGTGGATTCGCATATCTCCCGGTTCTGATTTTCATCGCAATCTGCATTCTGCTGTGGTGGCAGGGCGCGCGGATTCTCAGCGCCGCTGGTGACTTTCTGGATGTGGGCGAACCCCCACAGAAGGCGCAGGCCGCGGTAGTGCTGGCGGGAGGCTGGGCCGGCGAACGGGTGATGCGAGGCGGGCAACTGGCCCGGGCAGGCTACGTCCCTCTTGTCCTGCTCAGCGGGCCGCAGTCGTTCTTCGGTCAGAGTGAGTGTGTTCCGGCGATGACCTTCGCGATGAAGCAGGGTTTTGACCCGGCGTGGTTTCAATGCATCGAAAACGACAGCACATCCACAAAAGGCGAGGCTATCACCATCCTGCACGACCTAAGACGCAGGGGCCTCAAGAAGGTACTGATTGTGAGTGTCGCCAGCCATCTGCGGCGGGCGCGAAGGGTGTACCAGACCGACGCGCCGGCCGATCTGGAGATGCACTTCGTGGCAGCGGATCCGCCCGGTTTCAAGCTGCACGAGTGGTATAAGTCGCGCGAGGGCCGGAAGGCGATCTTCTTTGAGTACACGAAGTATCTATCGGCGCCGTTAGGTTTTTGA
- a CDS encoding ribonuclease H-like domain-containing protein, with product MDPLKAQLEILRARLQKIDARYQTEPLPETRALPDGLEVRTEDGTHWEIDRHWPAHHRHGTADVGALSELPQDLLAALVNEEGVTVPPERWAFLDTETSGLSGGSGAFAFLVGVGGITANGFVLKQFFMRDHGEEPSMLKALSAYLDQFDLLVTYNGRSFDQPLLETRYRLLRLPEPFPRLKHVDLLYSARRLWRLALESCRLQELEQRILGVERHGDVDGQFIPNLYFEYLRTGNFAPLRPVISHNAVDILSLACLTAIVPVAFREPQRLTSGAEMVALARWFRNEGRAEDALMLMRQALTRNLHEPLLYETLWHVAEIERKLDRHDAAVQVWTELSTIRNPWQGKALERLAIHYERREKNLAMAFEMTLAAQVIEDSEALRKRAARLTRKGSGPKSGRLL from the coding sequence ATGGATCCCCTGAAGGCCCAACTCGAAATTCTACGAGCCCGGCTCCAGAAGATCGACGCGCGGTACCAGACGGAGCCGCTGCCGGAGACGCGCGCCCTGCCCGACGGCCTCGAAGTCCGCACCGAGGACGGCACCCATTGGGAGATCGACCGCCACTGGCCGGCCCACCACCGCCACGGCACCGCCGATGTCGGCGCACTGAGCGAGCTGCCGCAGGACCTGCTGGCCGCGCTAGTCAACGAAGAGGGCGTCACCGTGCCGCCCGAGCGCTGGGCCTTCCTCGACACGGAAACCAGCGGCCTCTCCGGTGGTTCCGGCGCGTTTGCGTTCCTGGTGGGCGTCGGCGGCATCACCGCCAACGGCTTTGTTTTGAAGCAGTTCTTTATGCGCGACCACGGCGAGGAGCCGTCGATGCTGAAGGCGCTCTCTGCTTATCTTGACCAGTTCGACCTGCTGGTCACCTACAATGGCCGTTCCTTCGACCAGCCTCTGCTGGAAACGCGCTACCGCCTTCTGCGTTTGCCCGAACCGTTCCCGCGTTTGAAGCATGTCGATCTGCTCTACTCCGCGCGGCGGCTGTGGCGGCTGGCCCTGGAGAGTTGCCGCCTGCAGGAACTGGAGCAGCGGATCCTGGGGGTCGAACGGCACGGCGATGTGGATGGCCAGTTCATCCCGAATCTGTACTTTGAGTACCTGCGGACCGGCAACTTCGCTCCGCTGCGGCCGGTGATTTCGCACAACGCGGTCGACATCCTCTCGCTGGCCTGCCTGACGGCCATCGTGCCCGTCGCTTTCCGTGAACCGCAGCGCCTGACGTCCGGTGCGGAGATGGTCGCCCTGGCCCGCTGGTTCCGGAATGAAGGCCGGGCCGAGGACGCGCTCATGCTCATGCGCCAGGCGCTCACCCGGAATCTGCACGAGCCGCTGCTGTATGAGACGCTCTGGCACGTTGCCGAAATTGAGCGCAAACTCGACCGCCACGATGCTGCGGTGCAGGTCTGGACCGAACTGTCCACGATCCGCAATCCCTGGCAGGGAAAGGCCTTGGAGCGGCTGGCCATCCACTACGAACGCCGCGAGAAGAATCTTGCTATGGCCTTTGAGATGACGCTTGCCGCACAGGTCATCGAAGACAGCGAGGCTCTGCGGAAACGCGCCGCTCGCCTGACCAGGAAGGGCTCCGGCCCGAAATCCGGACGGCTGTTGTAA
- the polA gene encoding DNA polymerase I gives MKLMPRLFLVDSFNFIFRAFHARQRMNAPPMRTSRGSSTEAIYIFHNMLRRLVKQYQPDYLAAVYESEGPTFRDEAFAAYKATRTETPPELIEQLPAIERMLGAMRIPVLKLKGYEADDIIGTVAWKTASPDLEVWVISSDKDMLQLVNDHVRMLDAMKNDTLYDPAKVKEFKGVTPEQIPDLLALVGDTVDNIPGAPGIGDKGAVQLLEQFGSLQGLLDKAPEVTRKAYRESLLNNRDQILFSRKLATIETAAPFEFNLDDLAIQGPDVPTLAEFYREYEFYSFLKELNVDAPPSAEETPAEAFDSTVVFDYKAHLSAGNPPLDPPIEDVLLYSFLVLADPSACQLDPLVMRYLERPGATQEETLKLLAAKLRPQITPELRKLYDELDLPLAPVLARMERTGILVATDQLSALSSRMEAEIGKLTDDIFGLAGKPFNLNSPKQLGEILFEDLKLPTQGKTGKTKAYSTAADVLETLALEHPIAQKILEYRQLAKLKGTYVDALPMLLSPADHRLHTTFNPAGAATGRLSSSNPNLQNIPVRTELGREIRAAFVPEPGWTLLVADYSQIELRLLAHYSGDTLLVDSFRRNEDIHTRTASEVFGVPQLMVTPEMRRNAKAVNFGIVYGQTAFGLAAQLGIGRDEADLYIRNYFERYAGVKKWIEATIAEVRQRGYTLTLDGRRRPIPDIAAKNPNARSFAERTAVNTPLQGTAADLIKLAMIRVDAELAKRKLQTRMLLQVHDELVLECPPAELEEATKLLKSTMESVVKLKVPLLVETGHGSNWRDAK, from the coding sequence ATGAAACTCATGCCCCGGCTGTTCCTCGTCGACTCCTTCAACTTCATCTTCCGGGCCTTCCACGCCCGCCAGCGCATGAACGCTCCCCCCATGCGCACCTCCCGCGGCTCGTCCACGGAGGCCATCTATATCTTTCACAACATGCTGCGGCGCCTGGTGAAGCAGTATCAGCCGGATTACCTGGCCGCCGTCTATGAGTCCGAAGGACCCACCTTCCGCGACGAGGCCTTCGCCGCCTACAAAGCCACCCGCACCGAGACTCCACCGGAGCTCATCGAGCAGCTACCCGCCATCGAGCGCATGCTCGGCGCCATGCGGATTCCCGTCCTGAAGTTGAAGGGGTATGAGGCCGACGACATCATCGGCACAGTGGCCTGGAAGACCGCCTCGCCAGATCTCGAGGTCTGGGTCATCTCGTCCGACAAGGACATGCTCCAGTTGGTGAACGACCACGTCCGGATGCTGGACGCAATGAAGAACGACACGCTGTACGATCCGGCTAAGGTCAAGGAATTCAAGGGAGTAACGCCGGAGCAGATTCCTGACCTGCTGGCCCTGGTGGGCGACACGGTCGACAACATTCCCGGCGCCCCGGGCATCGGCGACAAGGGCGCCGTCCAGCTTCTGGAACAGTTCGGCTCCCTGCAGGGCCTGCTCGACAAGGCTCCGGAAGTCACCCGTAAGGCCTATCGCGAGAGTCTTCTCAACAACCGGGACCAGATCCTGTTCAGCCGTAAACTGGCTACCATCGAGACGGCCGCGCCGTTCGAATTCAACCTGGACGACCTGGCGATCCAGGGGCCCGACGTGCCCACGCTGGCCGAGTTCTACCGCGAATACGAGTTCTACAGTTTTCTGAAGGAGCTGAACGTCGACGCTCCGCCCAGCGCGGAGGAGACTCCTGCCGAAGCCTTTGATTCCACTGTTGTTTTCGACTACAAGGCGCATTTGTCCGCCGGGAATCCGCCGCTCGACCCGCCCATCGAGGACGTCCTTTTATACTCCTTCCTCGTCCTGGCCGATCCGTCCGCCTGCCAGTTGGACCCGCTGGTGATGCGCTACCTGGAGCGGCCCGGCGCCACCCAGGAAGAGACTCTCAAGCTGCTGGCCGCCAAGCTCCGGCCGCAGATAACCCCTGAGTTGAGAAAGCTTTACGATGAGCTGGACCTGCCGCTGGCGCCCGTGCTGGCACGCATGGAGCGCACCGGGATCCTGGTCGCCACAGACCAGCTCTCGGCGCTGTCCAGCCGCATGGAGGCCGAGATCGGCAAGCTCACAGACGACATCTTCGGCCTCGCCGGCAAGCCGTTCAATCTCAATTCTCCCAAGCAGTTAGGCGAGATCCTCTTCGAGGACCTGAAGCTCCCCACGCAGGGCAAGACCGGCAAGACCAAGGCCTACTCCACCGCCGCCGATGTCCTGGAAACGCTTGCGCTGGAGCACCCCATCGCCCAGAAGATCCTGGAATACCGGCAGTTGGCCAAGCTGAAGGGCACCTACGTCGACGCGCTGCCCATGCTGCTGTCGCCCGCCGACCACCGCCTGCACACCACCTTCAATCCGGCCGGCGCAGCCACCGGGCGGCTGTCATCCTCCAATCCGAATCTGCAGAACATCCCTGTTCGCACGGAGTTAGGCCGCGAGATCCGCGCCGCCTTCGTACCCGAGCCGGGCTGGACCCTGCTGGTCGCCGACTACTCCCAGATCGAGCTGCGCCTGCTCGCCCACTACTCGGGCGACACCCTGCTGGTGGATTCCTTCCGCCGCAACGAGGACATCCATACGCGCACGGCCTCGGAAGTCTTTGGCGTGCCGCAGCTTATGGTGACTCCGGAGATGCGCCGCAACGCCAAGGCGGTCAACTTCGGTATTGTCTATGGACAGACCGCCTTCGGGCTGGCCGCGCAACTGGGCATCGGCCGCGACGAGGCCGATCTCTACATCCGCAACTACTTTGAGCGGTATGCCGGTGTGAAGAAGTGGATCGAGGCGACCATCGCCGAAGTGCGTCAAAGAGGCTACACTCTCACGCTCGACGGTCGCCGCCGTCCCATTCCGGATATCGCCGCCAAGAATCCCAACGCCCGCTCGTTCGCCGAACGCACCGCCGTCAACACGCCGCTGCAGGGCACAGCCGCTGACCTGATCAAGCTGGCCATGATCCGCGTCGATGCGGAGCTCGCCAAGCGCAAGTTGCAGACCCGTATGTTGCTGCAGGTGCACGACGAACTGGTGTTGGAGTGCCCGCCGGCCGAACTCGAAGAGGCCACGAAGCTGTTGAAGTCCACGATGGAATCCGTGGTGAAGCTGAAGGTTCCGCTGCTGGTCGAAACGGGCCACGGTTCCAACTGGAGGGACGCGAAGTAA
- a CDS encoding ABC transporter ATP-binding protein — translation MRDAFQSAWPYLRKYRRGLLLGLGALVLKDLAGAGIPLIVRAGIDAVTNRQPLSVLYWFCLALAGVSLIKGLFQYWMRVILVSISRDVEYDMRNDIFRNLVRLNHDFYARYRTGDVMARATNDLNAVRMMLGPAVMYWAETSLTFILALSIMFTVDWQLTLWALTPAPVVSIVVMVFGKRIHDRFEVIQKLFSDISSRVQENLAGVRVVRAYVQEEPEIARFEALNKLFIAQNLKLATLSGLFMPLLQALIGLTFMLVLGVGGLRLMQGKISLGSFVMFNTFMGMLVWPMIAFGWVVNLMQRGKASMSRLQEYLRQEPSITASAHPAGMPETASIEFRNAGLSFDGRAVLDGVSLEIPAGQTIAIVGRTGSGKSSLVHLIPRMYDVTSGAVLIGGVDVRGLTPGDLRRQIGFVPQETFLFSSTIAENIAFGVESATDEEVRAAASIAGLAQDIEEFPEGFQTKVGERGITLSGGQKQRTAIARALLRQPKILILDDALSAVDTITEERILHGLRNQSGSRTTILISHRVSTVRDADCIYVLDEGRIVERGNHAELLSVGGYYAELHQKQLLEEELEQI, via the coding sequence ATGAGAGACGCATTCCAGTCAGCTTGGCCTTACCTCAGAAAATACCGGCGCGGTCTGCTGTTGGGTCTGGGCGCCCTCGTCCTGAAGGACCTCGCGGGCGCGGGGATCCCGTTGATCGTACGCGCGGGCATCGATGCGGTGACGAACCGCCAACCGTTGAGCGTGCTCTATTGGTTTTGCCTCGCGCTGGCGGGTGTTTCGCTCATCAAGGGGTTGTTCCAGTACTGGATGCGCGTCATCCTGGTGAGCATTTCGCGCGATGTCGAGTATGACATGCGGAACGACATCTTCCGCAATCTCGTCAGGCTGAACCACGATTTTTACGCGCGTTACCGGACGGGCGACGTGATGGCGCGCGCCACCAACGATCTGAACGCGGTCCGCATGATGCTGGGCCCGGCCGTGATGTACTGGGCCGAGACCTCGCTCACGTTCATCCTCGCGCTGAGCATCATGTTCACGGTGGACTGGCAGTTGACGCTGTGGGCGTTGACGCCGGCCCCGGTCGTCTCCATCGTGGTGATGGTCTTCGGCAAGCGGATCCACGATCGTTTTGAGGTGATTCAGAAGCTGTTTTCCGATATCAGCAGTCGCGTCCAGGAGAACCTGGCCGGGGTGCGTGTGGTCCGTGCCTACGTGCAGGAGGAGCCGGAGATCGCACGATTTGAAGCGCTGAACAAGCTCTTCATCGCCCAGAACCTCAAACTGGCCACGCTCTCCGGTCTGTTTATGCCGCTGCTGCAGGCGTTGATCGGCCTGACCTTCATGCTGGTGCTGGGCGTGGGTGGCCTGCGGCTGATGCAGGGCAAGATCTCGCTGGGCAGCTTCGTGATGTTCAACACCTTCATGGGCATGCTGGTTTGGCCCATGATCGCCTTTGGCTGGGTGGTGAATCTGATGCAGCGCGGCAAGGCGTCGATGAGCCGGCTGCAGGAGTATCTGCGACAGGAGCCGTCCATTACGGCCTCCGCGCATCCCGCCGGCATGCCCGAGACCGCGAGCATCGAGTTCCGCAACGCGGGCCTGAGCTTTGACGGGCGCGCCGTACTGGATGGGGTTTCGCTGGAGATCCCCGCCGGTCAGACGATCGCAATCGTGGGGCGGACCGGCAGCGGGAAGAGCTCGCTGGTCCACTTGATCCCGCGAATGTATGACGTGACGTCAGGGGCCGTGCTCATTGGCGGCGTGGACGTGCGCGGGTTGACGCCCGGGGACTTGCGGCGCCAGATCGGGTTCGTTCCGCAGGAGACGTTCCTCTTCAGTTCGACCATCGCGGAGAACATCGCCTTCGGCGTGGAATCAGCAACGGACGAGGAGGTCCGCGCGGCAGCCAGTATTGCGGGCCTGGCACAGGATATCGAGGAGTTCCCCGAAGGATTCCAGACGAAGGTTGGCGAGCGCGGCATCACGCTCTCGGGCGGACAGAAGCAGCGGACGGCGATTGCGCGGGCACTGCTGCGGCAGCCGAAGATCCTGATTCTGGACGACGCACTGTCGGCCGTCGACACCATCACGGAAGAGCGGATTCTCCATGGACTGCGCAACCAGAGTGGAAGCCGCACAACGATCCTCATTTCCCACCGCGTGTCGACGGTGCGCGACGCCGACTGCATCTATGTGCTGGATGAGGGACGCATCGTCGAGCGCGGAAATCACGCCGAATTGCTATCCGTCGGTGGTTACTACGCGGAGCTGCACCAGAAGCAGTTGCTGGAAGAAGAGCTCGAACAGATCTGA
- the lpxC gene encoding UDP-3-O-acyl-N-acetylglucosamine deacetylase, producing MKFETTIQRPVAASGVGLHSGVPVNIRIVPAAPGTGIVFRRTDLDNFEIPASWKYVQRVSYATSLMRQGVLISTTEHLLSTLYSMGIDNAYVEIDNLEVPILDGSGLPFVELLQEAGIKHSRRRRRYLSILRPVSLEGPGKRISILPAETFQLTCHVYFKHPLVSGQSLKMEVTPENYARELAPARTFGFAPELDQMRNMGLIRGASLDSAVCFTDDDVMNPGGLRFPDEPCRHKALDLIGDLALIGRALRGHVIAERAGHAMHVALVTKIMSDPSLYEIVTGDESSANLVHAASF from the coding sequence TTGAAATTTGAGACCACTATCCAGCGCCCGGTTGCAGCTTCGGGCGTGGGGTTGCACAGCGGTGTTCCGGTCAACATCCGCATCGTGCCGGCGGCGCCCGGAACGGGCATCGTCTTCCGCCGGACCGACCTCGACAATTTTGAGATCCCAGCCAGTTGGAAGTATGTGCAGCGTGTCAGCTACGCCACCAGCCTGATGCGGCAAGGTGTGCTGATTTCGACGACGGAGCATCTGCTCAGCACGTTGTACAGCATGGGCATCGACAACGCCTACGTGGAGATCGACAACCTGGAAGTGCCGATCCTGGATGGCAGCGGGTTGCCGTTTGTCGAGTTGCTGCAGGAGGCGGGCATCAAGCATTCGCGGCGGCGGCGGCGGTATCTCAGCATCCTCCGCCCGGTGAGCCTGGAAGGCCCGGGCAAGCGCATCTCCATTCTGCCGGCCGAGACGTTCCAGTTGACGTGTCACGTCTATTTCAAGCATCCGTTGGTCAGCGGCCAGTCGTTGAAGATGGAGGTGACGCCGGAGAACTATGCACGGGAACTGGCTCCGGCCCGCACTTTCGGATTCGCACCCGAACTTGATCAGATGCGCAACATGGGTCTGATCCGCGGGGCGTCGCTGGACAGTGCCGTATGCTTTACGGACGATGACGTCATGAATCCTGGAGGTCTGCGGTTCCCCGACGAGCCTTGCCGTCACAAGGCCCTGGATCTGATCGGCGATCTGGCCCTGATTGGGCGGGCGCTCAGGGGCCACGTCATTGCCGAGCGGGCGGGCCACGCGATGCATGTGGCGTTGGTGACGAAAATCATGTCCGATCCGTCGCTGTATGAGATCGTCACTGGGGATGAGAGCTCAGCGAATCTGGTGCACGCGGCGTCGTTCTGA
- a CDS encoding DUF3093 family protein — MIRFTPARTYLTAAAVALGLAAFSGWCALSWLPAAIPAVLLLASALFVLWLGLHPTVEVTETHLKSGKRLIPWASVRRIDQTGWVAPMVVDLTLVDQGKVRLIYPGETDNANRLLRLIQQRSTQSLINGVPHSQIFGELAKPQAQTKQATPSPRYPLLTEEDEKEVERLYQKLRTAGRLDPEK, encoded by the coding sequence ATGATTCGTTTTACCCCGGCGCGTACTTACCTGACCGCGGCGGCAGTGGCTCTCGGGCTGGCTGCCTTCTCTGGTTGGTGCGCCCTCTCCTGGCTGCCGGCTGCGATCCCGGCGGTGTTGCTTCTGGCCAGCGCTTTGTTTGTGCTGTGGCTGGGACTGCACCCGACGGTAGAGGTCACCGAGACACATCTTAAGTCCGGCAAGCGGCTCATCCCTTGGGCCTCGGTCCGGCGCATCGACCAAACCGGCTGGGTGGCGCCCATGGTGGTGGATCTGACGCTGGTGGACCAAGGCAAGGTCCGGCTGATTTACCCCGGTGAAACGGACAATGCGAACCGCCTACTGCGACTCATCCAGCAGCGATCCACGCAGTCCCTCATCAATGGGGTTCCGCACAGCCAGATTTTTGGCGAGTTGGCCAAGCCACAGGCGCAAACGAAGCAGGCCACGCCCTCCCCTCGCTATCCTCTCCTCACAGAAGAAGATGAGAAGGAAGTGGAGCGTCTTTACCAGAAGCTCCGCACGGCAGGCCGGCTCGATCCCGAAAAGTAA